The genomic stretch GTAGTAATACTACTACTAATAATAATGCAAAAAAGCCACATTCCTCCGAAACCACGTCAGGACATTGGAAAAAATGCTACACGTTTTGAAAGATGGTTTAATATTTGTAATGATGAAGATCCTCCTGGCAGAAACAAGTTAGTGAGTTGGGTCTACTGTGACATTGGAACAATGTATAAGGCGAGAAAGTTGGCTTTGTAACGATCACAAATAATTTGTTATTGAACTGTTGTATTTAACTATTATTAAACGTATATAACGACATAATATAGCAGTCGCCTCATTGCGTATTTATTCTCTCTCTCAAATAGTTGGGTTGAAATACATATTAGACCATCAATGCCAACAAATTGCCAATGGTTTCTTAGGTAGGGGACAATCTACcttaatgaaattaattttcgcgagatatttttcaaacaaacaaacaaattttgcgagaactaattttttcaaaatggacaaaaactcacaaaaattaatcctgtaaaaattatttccttTAAAGGGTATTCCTGTAGCTACTGACAGCTTACAGGGCGGCAAAAAGGGTCTGCAAACAATGTCGGGTGGCGCTATACTGTTTTTttggccctgggaacgaatttaTTTGCTCCGATCTGAAAATCCCTGGAAAAAATACGCCCAACCAACCAACCGACTCATTTTCGCAGGGTCTTCAtgacgcgaacacaacatatttttgatggcggCCTTTTCACGAAAAAACCTGTTTTCTCCTTATAAatgtgtgatgtttacctcctcagATCGCAAAATAAATTGCGATGAAGTGTTAGGTTTCCCAAATTGTCgtaaagtctgtccttataacctcctgccaagtctttcttggtctgcttctgggctttgccccaggaactatcaagtctcgaggttataaggacagacttgatagagaggaagttgagtttagatctaacacagtctagatcagattggaagagagtcattaatataccccgtccaacccatgctagcatggaaaacggacgttaagtcgagaatgatgatgatgatgacactttcttacccaattatccccgtccattctttccaagtgccccagccaattcaatctttttatctggataacatctttaattctacggatacttagcctgcttcttagctcaccTGAGCTCTTTCTGTcgctcagactggcgttacacatccacctaaccattctcatatcattcctttctaaacggtcaagatcttcctgctcacccccatgtctcactaccgtacaacataacacttcttacatagGCTTGGCCACATAAAAAGGAAACTTTCAAAGGAAATATCATCATTTAGTGACTTAGTGACTTAATTAATATGTATTTATCAAGCAAATTATTTGATATAATTTGCTTGATAAATAAATGCTTGATAAATATAAGGACTTCTTAAGAAAATCCTTGGTAACGTTTGGTACCGTTGCAGTGGGACTATGAACGGAACATCCCATCAAATTatcctttttattattttgccaAATGAGACAATGTAACAAAGAATGGGGAGTATTATAAAGAAATTGTGAAATTGTGTTCAGTTACAACTTTTGTTATTGTCTTGAAAAAACCTCGGACTGACAGACATAGCGAGGGACAGAGTGTTGAAAATTATGTCCAAACCATGAATTATATAATGTGGTGACtcagataaaaagatatttgtcacAGAAAAATATTCTTCATAGAAATTCTACTTTTCTGTTCCCTTGAGGAAAAAGTTATAAACCTATGAAAAGTTGTTTGCTACTGACCACCAATTGATTATTCCAGTAATATCAAATATCAGGAAACTCTTTTCTTCTTTGATGTTTTGAATGAATGGTTTAACTCACTCACTTAATAAACAAACAATATCAATTCTCAGGTTGTTGAGGGTGTTACGTGACCATACTGGCATTGTACTCATTGCAGAGAGTAGATAGATATCCAAATTTTGGCTACCTTCACAAATATTGatggatataccctgtctattatttccaggaggggccatggtatttaatgctcattttgagctacacaggCCCAATTAAGGTCTGTgttctaccagacaactccttgcaacatccaacagccccaCACATTGTGTCATCTCCTCAATTTCCCTTCCATGGCTTGTGTTAActcggggctatggtaacattcacacACCCACAATTAATCGCTGACAAGGGGGGAATCGAACCACTgtctcctgcacaaagtacgagaattataaccactaagctacagTGCCACTGTACATGATTCAAATTTGTGGTTTGCTGTTTATTAATTCAAGGCTTTTTCTGTGTAACTAAATTCATGCTTTACATTGACTGAAAGTTAACCAACCTTTTAGGCCATACATTATTTTGGGCACAGATTATTGTGACATTAATTATTGTAGTATTTCCCTAAAACACTAATGTTTGCAAAATGCAAGGCTTGATTGCTTTAACTACAGTGATGTGTCACAAAATCCTAAAGTATAGTGAGTTTTTATAaaacgttaaaaataattttgaattttttttttttgctttgttaGGTGAAGACTTTAAAGAACTCGGATGATTATATATCACAAAATAGTAACTATATACAtactaaaaaatgttaaaacgagTTGTGAAATGGTTTAAAAAAGAATCACAAACTAAAAGAGAACGACAAGAAATTATAAAGCAATGGTTTTCTGATTCAGGAATTGAATGGTCTGATATTGAAAACTTGTTATTTTGGAATGATCCTAGAATATCTCTGGCTGCTTacataatttttacattgtgtTTCTGGTGAGTGCATTTAGAGTTGAATTCTCTGATAATTCTATTATTCTATTATTCCATTATTATTACTGTTAAGGGAAGTTCAtgcaaactttatcaatgcatagatagtACAaaagtgaattgattaacataatttttttgccaaaatgacactcatTTACTCAttccaggcctcttaattttttgctgacaacccaataacttgggatctgcaatttggtttgcaataaaattttgtgggtaagcttgtataagccATATATATTACttacaaaatttgaaaagagctttttaaaaattttaaaaggattgttagctaactttttaagctgtataatataagtccaacatcatatttttaccttgggttccctttaaggaAAAAACAATCAATCATCAGCATATAAATAAGGGGCAGTCAGCAATCAAACTAAAATCAAGATAATATATTCTTAAGCAAGGATCTTCAATTACCAAGTTATTTCCAGTGTGATTGCCAGACTTAAAAGTGTTATTTTGTGCACTGAGTTCTGGCCGTAAAGATTTATATGATTGTGCTTCTTTAACTTTACACATCCCTACAAAGCGTAAAACATTTTcacttcaaaaaaagaaaacacattttttaaatttgttaaaagacATGTATTAAAAAAAGCACTTATAAGAATTATTAAACAGTTATATTTTTCTACTTTGGTATGTTTTTTACTTGATTTTAGGAAATTCCTTCTTTACAGACTGCAATGTTTTGCTATTCTCATTGTTGGGTTTTGTGTGTCAGTCCTTTTCGACAATATACGGTTGTACTACAAACAGTATATGCTAAAAAGTAAGTCTATTTTATGTTGTGTGTAACAAAGGAAATGtgctgtatatatattttttacattgacTCGGGATATAGTGTTCACCTCCAATGCGGAATGTCATGGATTTAACACCAACTTAATTGGGATTTCAAATGCACTTTTTGTAGGCCCCCATTTATAATTATAGTACATTAGAAACTAAGCTGGGTAATTATTAGTACTAATAGTAATGCAAGAAGTtgtgtttttgatatttttcttgtCTTGATCAACTTATATCCACAAGTCGTTGTGTGATATATTGATCTTGCAGATACacgaaacaaaataattttagaagtcattttaacatcttttataaTTATAAGATGTTGAAATGttaatattataatttttttaagatttacaGATTGCAATCAGAGAAGAAAATAGAACGTAAGCATTATTTGTTACCACTATCAAGTTTTGTCCTTAAACGATcgctttaaatgattttttttgagcatttatatcattttaaattgttttacaataaaaaattggTGTGTACCTACTGGTCATTTATTGTGCATTTGATACACTACCTCCTCATTACCCCTTTGTATAGTTACAAGATTTAAGTTGACCCAAAAAAAACTATTCACTATATTGTTTATTGGCTTTAAAGAATTTTGGTTCGATTGTTTGAATTGGTCTtaacttggaggaaagaatacctaaagctttgcaataaaattgttgctgtgcattttaattttttgtttcgttCTTTCGTAAacaaattgaatttttattattatttcatcaagtCTTGGTTTCAATCTGGATGATGCTTGTGAATGTGCTGCAGATATTTGGACACAGAGCGAAGAACATTACAAATACCTAATGAATTTAAAAGACACTTCTAACCCTAAGGTATATTTCTGCCATTATTAATTAGTACTCTTATAAAGAAGCGTCTAATCATaatgtatgttttttatttaaaataaaaggtttgttttttgcCATTAGTATGTTTACCAGTCATTGGATCAGACAACACACCCTGGTTTCAGAGATCCATTTTGAATCAagcagaaaaaaattctttgttgTGTACCTATTCTTTTCCATCTTGTATGTTTATCTCATCAGTCATTTGCGCATTTATGCGTGGATGTcacaacaataataaataattctgtgctgttttgaaaaatcatttcgAGAcagctttttattttgttaccaCAACTGAACAGGAGGCTTTCTAATATGGATAACTTGACAGCATAATTGGATTTTTATTTGATTACAATGTGCGATCTTTATTCTTCTAGTTTGTGCTAAATTAACATGCTGTGCTTCATCCAATTTTTCAGCTTGTGCTCTATCTTCTTGGCTACATTTGCATTCTGGTGgttattttaaaacatattcCTGTTGCTCAAATCCTGTTTTTGCAAGGTGAAatgttgtttgtttatttgtttgattTTACCAAATCAAACAATATTTAGTAATGTATAATGTCCAAAGGAAATTATGAGCACATGAAAACGGTTAAATTTTATATAGACACCCATTTTTTCTCacagattttttctttttttatatatatacaatgaatTCCGTAAATTGTTGTTTATTTGAATTTTAGTAGAAATTTATAATTCAGGTAAATTCCTCTGTTACTGTTTTGGTAGTTTCAGTTTTATGTTCGACGCATTTGtcattacttttttttcaattagaTTTTTCAATTATTCGTTTCTCTGTCTTTATTGTAGGTACATTTCTGTATTTTCTACCAATTCTCACTTATCTTGGAATATCTGacaaaattgttgaaaaagTAGATAGACTTTTTGCACCTATCACTAACCACTGGAtgcacaacaaaacaaaaagaagacgAAACAGATTGAGAAAGTTAGACAGATGTGAGTTGACTTATGTAACTTTTCCAtgtataaattaaattaaatgagTAGAAAGGTAGGAATATCAGATCTGAAGAAGAGAACATTGCTAATTTAGCCACAATGCTGTAATAGGTTAAAATTGACTCACTGTTAACTCACATATTCACCACTCAGTCagaaaagttattaaatttgaaaaaaataccaaaaataaagaaaattggtAGTTATCTGGGAATTCTCCAGAATTTTGTTGGTTCTCTGAAGTAGGGTTTACCTGAAAAATTTGCCCGTAGGGCCAAACTATCTtctagtatttttattttaatcatgAATTTCAGAAACTTAAAATCAAGATATTTTATCTTCTTTTAAAGCTTACAGAAAAGTTTTGCTCGAGATTACTAAGAAAGAACAGATTAAGTTCTAGAATTCCTGGAGATTTAGCATAGTTTTGTCCTGGAATCGTCCTGTATAGAAGGAATAAGAAAAATGTCCTGCAAAGTCCTGGAATATCCTGGAATTTAGGTTCTAATTTTTGCGGTCACTGTGATAAATTGGTCAGACGGCTACTACACGAGTTATTAGTGAAGAAAGGTGAgaaatttttaacagtgaagggTGTGTTATGTTAGTTTACATAGTGGGACATCTTTTTCAGTGAACTCTcctaaaaaagaaatgcaacatGTGGCATCATCTTCTGACACGGATGATAAAGAAAACGATGAATTTCTTCCCGAGCGAAGCCATTATACAGAAAAAGTGTTAACTTCAATGCACGATGATTCTTTTAACGAATCTTTTGATGAATTTGATTTGCGCGGACAGCAACGCGTCGAAGTTGCAGGTAAAACTCTTTTTTAGCAAATCAGTCACTGCAACTTGTCATTAAAGAAAAATTGTCACGATCAATATTAAGGTTTAGGAAACTCGATATGTCAGAGAGACGCTTGAATTATTATAAAACATTAATAACCATTTGTCACCATTGGGGTACCTCCAGTAAGCAGAGCTATCCATTAATTTAGTTCTCTGATTATAAAATGTGTAGAAACCAGGTAATTTCTCCACTTGTCAGTCTTAAATAAAAGCTCTAGTTACGAACCTGTAGGAAGGACTTGTGAGTACAGAGTCTTATAGATTagagaaatttataaaaaaagtaatacCTAAAATAATTCTTTTGAAGAAAACTCATCCGATTACGACGAAGAAGCGTTTATACCGTCTTACAACATCCAACCAGGCCAGGGAATGCCGTCATTATCTCAATTTGATAGCATGATGGAACCTCTAAACGACGATTTCTATGGCGGTTTGGATTTCAAGAATGTTTCTGCAACTACAAGCGCTAATTTCGGCATACCTAGCAACTATCAACGCCATCATGGCAACGACGACGTCGGGCAGGATACGGACGAAGATGTCGAAGATATTCCTGTTGAGCAAGCGGACGGTGTCAGATTTGCTCGTGTAGTGACAACCAATGAAAACCTGTCTGATCACGAAGAACGCGGTTTGACGCGTACTATAAAAACCGACGACGACGCTGTTGACGAAACGTCGTATCGTGATCGTCAAGAATATGAGTTTTTAGATAAAACGGAATTACATAACGTCACGGACGAAGAAATCAATGAACAAGCGATCGGTCAATCTTCCATTTCGAAAGGAGTTTCAAATTTCTTGGGAtactaaaataatattttcacacGACTTTAATAAAATGAGATAACAGGAGATGGGATCTTACTTGTAGATAACATTATGAATACACTGATTATTCGAGAGAGGTATTTACTTATACATTTATAGATATGGCTAATGCTTTGAAAAGGGCTTTTTGGGCGTTTTTATTTGATATGGCAGGACAGTGCACCATTCTGCTCTTTTCTAGACTAactgtttttgcttttaaacaGGGAGCTTGTTATTGCGCttttagaaaatataaagaTCTAATTTTTCACCTTAAATCACtctacaaaatttttaattttcatgatTAATTTCTACAAATAATgagtgtttattttatttttttatctttttcataATGAAAGAGTAAAAAAGAAATGTATATATCCACTCTGCTTCATTTGAAATATGTATGTAttactgtaaataaataaactagaAGCCTTGTGGCTTTGACACTACCACTGCGCATATATTTTCCCTAACTTGTTAAACATCCCAAGGTCCCTTAGTGTAAAATAAGGATATGTTACGTCTACTGCAAACTTACGCTTTGTCATCGACATCGATCTTTTTTTACCTAAACTTGTCAGTTCTTCCGAGGAAAAAGAGGATAAACTATTTCAAGTTTTTCCATAGTTCTTAATTTTCGCGTAATAATTGCTTCAAATATCGAAGGCATTAATATTCATTTTTCCATACATATGTAAGTTTCTTAACggtgaatttttttgttgtgttttttgctCCGCTTCAACTTTCCCTTTTTCCTAGTCGTTGATGTTAACTAGAAGGTTTCTTTTTCAGTGGATTGATTCAGTATGTTGTAGGTATatctctatatatatataccgctattctaactttaaaacaacaaagtCTGGGCAACCACTACTTACGTTGTATTTCTAGACCATCTTGAAGAAAGAGTAAACATTGATAATGTCTCGAAGACAATTCGCAAGTTATAAAAGTTTgatccaaaatatttttctttttctccaaCTGTTTTTAATATAAGTTTGTCGAACACTTTTCTTTAATTCTGTAATGACAATTTACAGCACTGCTACTATTAAAAAAGGACTGAGGCGAGCAAATATTTCTTATTAGTTGGAAATTAACGAATTATTATCGCAGGTGGTATTTGCACTTCTTCTAGCTTAACGAAATTTTAGGGAATATAAAAGGTAATAAAAAGATGTAATTCGGAAAACGTGCATACTAAGCTCCCACATCATACATCCCCCACATTCCTATTGTTTCATTAGCGCAAAAAGACGTCTTAATTCGATGATCGTTG from Hydractinia symbiolongicarpus strain clone_291-10 chromosome 12, HSymV2.1, whole genome shotgun sequence encodes the following:
- the LOC130622086 gene encoding reticulophagy regulator 3-like, translating into MLKRVVKWFKKESQTKRERQEIIKQWFSDSGIEWSDIENLLFWNDPRISLAAYIIFTLCFWKFLLYRLQCFAILIVGFCVSVLFDNIRLYYKQYMLKNLQIAIREENRTLGFNLDDACECAADIWTQSEEHYKYLMNLKDTSNPKLVLYLLGYICILVVILKHIPVAQILFLQGTFLYFLPILTYLGISDKIVEKVDRLFAPITNHWMHNKTKRRRNRLRKLDRLNSPKKEMQHVASSSDTDDKENDEFLPERSHYTEKVLTSMHDDSFNESFDEFDLRGQQRVEVAENSSDYDEEAFIPSYNIQPGQGMPSLSQFDSMMEPLNDDFYGGLDFKNVSATTSANFGIPSNYQRHHGNDDVGQDTDEDVEDIPVEQADGVRFARVVTTNENLSDHEERGLTRTIKTDDDAVDETSYRDRQEYEFLDKTELHNVTDEEINEQAIGQSSISKGVSNFLGY